The sequence below is a genomic window from Dermochelys coriacea isolate rDerCor1 chromosome 17, rDerCor1.pri.v4, whole genome shotgun sequence.
GAGCCCCCCCCACACGTTGTTTGGCGTGACTGCCGCCATGGTAACGTGTCCGGGAGCCggccgggcgggggaggggagcgagcGGGTCTCACACAGCGCGGATCCTGCGGGGCCTTACCCCAGCCTCCTGTCTCCGGGCTCCGCCTTCTCGTAGCGCAGCCCCTGCCCGGCCGGGCTCGTCTCCGGGGCCGGCCCCGGCCGGGCTCCCTTCGGCTCCGCGGGGCCCGGGGCGGCCGCTCTCTGATCTTTGCGGGGGGGCAGCACGCGGACCGGGCTCCGCCGCAGCGCCCGCACCCAGCGCCGCCCCGCAGCCGCGCCCGCCCCGGCTCCTCCCGGCTCAGCCCGGAGCAGGGCGGCGGCAGGACCCGGCGCCAGACGCCTGAGCGCCGCCATGTCGCCGTGGCCCCGGCCCGCCGGATATCCGGCTGCCCACGTGACCCGCCGCGGCTTCCGCCCCTCGCCGCGGCCGGGGGGTGACGTCATCGCCACGCGCCGGAAGTCGGGGCTGAAGTCGGAAATGGGAGCCCGCCGCGCGCTGCATTTCGTGTTCAAAGTGGGGAACCGCGGCCGGAGCGTCCGCTTCTATCGCGACCTGCTGGGCATGAGGGTGAGCGGGCGAGCGGGGCCCTCCGCTGGCTGCGTCCGGCCCGGCGCTGCCCCGTTCTGTGGCTGGGGCGGGCGGGGCGCGGGGCTCCCTGCGGGGCTTCGTGGGTCGCCAGGGCCAGCAGTGGGTTTGCTGGGACCCGGGGCCGAAGCCGAGCTCCGCCCCCCGGGTCATGGAGTGACTTCGTTGTCCGGGAGGGGTCGCGGTGCCGTGAAGTTTGAGAGCCCGGTTCTAGAGCAGGCGGCCCCTGCGTGCGAGCCGGTCGCCTTCCTGCCTCGGGACTGTCCTGGGGCGATCCCTCCCGTTAGCGGATCGCTCCGCAAACCGGACTAGTTGTGCGGTTCCCCGGGCGGTGTCCGTGTGGCCTAACGGCGAGTCCCACAATAGTTGGTCAGGGCGTGTTTACACTGTGCTAAAAGACCCATTGCGCAGCCCGCGTTAGCTGACTTCGGCTGTGGGGCAATAAAAACTGTGCTGtggatgtttgggctcaggctggagccccgggctctGGGACCTTGCAAGGTGAGAGGGGGGcctcaaggtatgtctacactgcaattcaacaCCCGTGCCTGGCCTGTATCCGCTGACTCCAACTCAGGTTATCAGGGTGTTCGGTTGTGATGTAGACGCTGGAGCTCAAGCTCTGGGACAGCGGGGCCTGAGTCTGAACGTGTACACTGCTACTCTTAGCCCCACAAACCTGGGTTTTTTGTCACAAGACGGGTGTACCCGAAGCGTTCTATTGGGGTGTGCTTAGGTCTAGTTCCTTTTAAGAACTAAGTAGCCTTTATTTGTTGCATGTGCTCAATCTGCCAGATTCTAAGACATGAAGAATTTGAGGAAGGCTGCAAAGCTACTTGTAATGGGTACGTACCGTTATTTCTCTTTGTAATCTTTAGCTAAACTAAAACACATGCAGATGCTGACTAACCAAATGGGCTTACTTATAGACCCTTGAACATACTTCCTAAACATTGCTTATTTCATTTGAAGAAAGTAAGAATGTATCTTCTTGTGTCAGTGGTGCTTACATTGGAACTTAAGCATTGCAATGGCAGATCAACAGTCTACGTAGTCATGGAGGCCCAAATCTTCAAAGgtagttaagtgcctaaatacctttgatctGAGCCACGTGTTCTTGAATGGAAATTATACTTCATGCttctgggattttattttattgtgtttgTAAATGGTATTAGGGAGCCTAGTGCCTTGGGTAGGCATCTTATTATCTTAAgtgaaaataaatctgttaaaataaaatattctgctACCGCCAGTggcctttcatttctttttgaaaagaaagaGCTTAGAATATATTGTCTAACTTTACAATTTGCCTATATCAGGATGAGGAAATAGCTTTTTGACTCTACCTGGTGAGCTGCTTATGCTCTGAAACATGAAACTTGAGGGCACTTAATCTTATCCTAGCTCTTGCACTATAGTTGCAGTTCCTATGCTTGAGCAATTATGGATCAAATCATATGAAAACTACTGTTAATAATTCTTTTGGATGGCTGTGCAGTTGTGCCTTCCTAGTTACACATTAACATAGCTTAGCAGGGAAGGTAaagggggtgacttgattatcgcgcataagtacctatatgggaaTCAAGTATTTGATAacagagggctcttcagtctagcagagaaaggtataacatgatccagtggctggaagttgaagctaaacaaattcagacttgaaatgaGGCATATGTTTTTAACAgtagggtaattaaccactggagcaatttaccaagggttgtggtggaatctccacaagaggaatcaagtttggatgttttgctagaataattttggggaagttccctggcctgtgttttacagaagatcagactatatgatcacaatggccccttctggctttggaatctattaaATTAAGAATTTACTGGAAAGTTACTGTTTTCTATCGCACTTTGTGGAAATCCCTTAGTCATAGTACCGGCTCCTCCTGTTAGCcagaagtcattttaaaaaatgacttttatATGGTGaataattaaccagtggaacttgCTGGTGCAAGATATTATCAAAGCATATAGTTTagtaaatttcaaaacaagattAGACTATTTGTAGGAGAGCTGCATCTGCTGTTACATAAGAAACTAGATAGGAGAAGATAAAACTATAAGGATCCTTTCATAGTTGAGGACATGAAGTAGGCACTGACTGGCATGCTCTTTCAGTGATATAGTATTGTATAAAAGTTTGTATGGTATGGGTTTCTGCAtcttcccctgaagcatctggtactgattGGTGTCAGGAGTAGGATATTGGATTAGCTGGAGCACTGGTAATGCAGTTCCTGTCCTGAGGCACTTCTTACTTttgtgggggggttgtttgtttgtgtctGATACTGACTACAAATAAATGTGATGGTTGTCCTAGCCCTTATGATGGAAAGTGGAGCAAAACAATGGTGGGTTATGGGCCCGAAGATGATCACTTTGTTGCAGAGTTGACCTACAATTATGGAGTTGGAGAGTATCGACTCGGCAGTGACTTTCTGGTAAATATCATTTGCTGTCCTAATGTTCTTTTGTTCTTGTTGTGAACTTTTTGGCTTGGAGTCCATTCAGACTATGCCTTGGATGCACTTTCCTGATACTGTTTGATTCCCTATCCATTTTTGTTCCCTGAGGGGAGTCTTATGGGTGCTGTTTGCATGTCTTTTGTGCAAGGAAGAGGAAGTGGGGAGAGGTGCTTTGTGCTCATGCTGCAGTTGTGGAGGGGATGGCAGTTGTATTTGTTCCAGggagcccctcactccccaccccactgacagcAAAATTTGGAGCTTTCTGATAGATCATTCTGGTGAACTGCAGCATCCCTTTTATTTCCCTGGACTTCCAGCCAAGGAGGAACTTGCTTTCTCCTCCCAGTGAAGGTACTGTGTGTGCTCGTTGTTTCCCTGGTgtcttcccctttccttcccccccccccccccccgggtggagtcggagatggatggatggtcatGGAAGCCACTCATCTCTAAGGCGGCAGAACTCTGGATTTGAATTGGCCGCTGCCTCTGCAAAACCCAGTTGGTCAGTGCTGTTCTGGTGAGCTCTGCAAAAACCGGTAGAGCCAGGATCTGGCCATTAAACTCCATCTCTCTGCTTCATATTTCCCTGTTGTGTAAGAGGTGTTACAGACAGAGTTGCACTAATTTTATAGAGGCAAGGTAACCAGCCTCTCGGAGGCTGTTTAGACCCTTGTTCAGGATAGCTCCAACTCTTACTACAGACCACTTGTGTAATTATTGCCCCCTCTCTCCGCTTTCTCTTGGAGGAAGATAATTGAAAAGCTGGGGGCAAGGAACCAGTCAGTATCTGGGCTGTTGAGGTTTCCTTGACACCAGTAGGTGTTAGCCCAGGGTATAGAGCAGAGATTACATAGATGATTGCTTTCTTCCTGGCAATGGATGAAGATTAGGATTCTGTGCTGATACTTGGAGATCTATCGGCTGACTTCAGTACCACTGACCAAAAAGATGGTGTTGGTACATCTTTGCACAGGTGTATCAGTGCATGTTTGTGCTTTGTATCCTTGCTAGGGCATGACTCTTATGTCCAGCCAGGCAGTTAGCAATGCCAGGAAGATGGGATGGCCACTCAAAGAAGTTGCAAAGGGTATATTTGAAATtgaagccccaggaggatacaagtTCTACTTGGAAGACAAAGAACAACCAAAGCAAGGTAACGCACACATACCCTTTTCTCTAGTCATCAGAGACTGAGAGCTGGAACATCAGAAGAGGTTGCAAATCCGGCTTGGCCAAGATTTATGGGAAAGTGTGCCTTCCTCATGTTGTTGCTATTTGTTTCCCATTATCATGAGCACAAAAACCTACAGTTTAAAACTACAACATACACACCACTAATAGGAAACTATTACAATTTTGCAGATCCTGTGCTAAAAGTAACTTTGGCAGTCTCGAACCTGCAGAAGTCTGTTAGCTACTGGTCTGATCTGCTGGGAATGAAAATTTATGAGACGAATGAGGAAAAGCAAAGGGCTTTGCTAGGCTATGCAGATAACCAGGTTAGTCATTTAGAGAAGTGACCATTCTTTGAGAATAATATGTTGTGGGATTGGTTCATTTCATAATGACTGAaccataaataaatacataaataaataaataaagcaatctTACTGAGAACAGCTGTTTCTCTACTCTTCTAAATGCTTGCTTTGTCAATGTGTCTGCCATCCTGCCTCCCTGGTAAGCACATACTGTAAAAAGGCGGAATTGTCAAATTTGTTAGTAGTTCTGCTCTTAACTTTTAATCTAAAAGACTTAAAGTATAGGCATAATAATGCCTATGCTTCATTTCATATATAGGGCCTTTAAAGCAAGCAAATAGCCATATAAAAATGAGAACCCCAGCTGAGCTGCTCAGGAAAGAGGCACAAAGGTTAAGATACCATGAAATACGGTAATTTTGAGTGAAAAGGGAAATCAGGGCCATAGCTGCTCTTCCTACAGAGAGGTTAACATGAACATGAGATTAGCCATTCAGTAATTTGCAGTCAGACTAAATTTATCAAATACTCAGGGTGAATCATTctgcttttgttttctgtatctGTGTACAGCCTCTGTTTCAAATAAGGTGACAGGGGTCACTACTACCCTTAATGCACTGGGAAATAAGCATATGTGGCTTTGACATGATTAGCTTATTATGTAATGCCGATTGGCATGCATGCAAAAATGCAGTAAAAATTGTATGAATTCTTTTTTGTCTTCAGATTAGTTTCCTCCAAGCTAGACTCTTTCAATCCCTCTCTTTCAGTGTAAATTGGAGCTGCAGGGCATTGGCGGAGTAGTGGATCATGCCACAGCTTTTGGGCGGATTGCCTTCTCTTGCCCAAAGGAAGAGGTAACTGATTTCCTTCTTCCTCTGGCCCTTTCCCGTATTGCCGGGGCTGGCCATGTGGAGGGTGACTCATGGTAATACCAATAGCCACTTGAATGTCTCTCACCGTCACTATGTGAACAAGATGATAACATCAAATGAAAGTTGTGTTTAACTTTCTCTTGGTGAGAATATGATGGAGATGTGAGTACTGGGTACAGTAAATGATCGCAGCCTGATATGACACAACTGACCTTCAGCTCACTCTTTGTTTTTAAGTTGCCAAACATTGAAGCACTGATGAAGAAGGAGAATCAGAAGATTTTAACGCCCCTAGTTAGCTTGGACACCCCTGGAAAAGCAACAGTGCAAGTGATTATCCTGGCTGATCCCGTGAGTGATGTTTGAAATAGAGACAGAATAAACTTTAATTCAGTCTCCCCCGCAGGTAATTTCACTTTCTCTCCTGTTAAATCTGGTTTAGGACAACCATGAAATCTGCTTTGTAGGAGATGAGGCATTTAGAGAGCTTTCCAAGATGGATCCTAATGGCAACAAGCTGTTAGATGATGTAAgtaatatattttctgtattgtttGTTGGTGGAGAGGTCGGAGCATCAGGATAGAAATGCATAGACTACCTGTATGTTTTAAAATCCCAACACGGTCCAGTGCCTTTTCAGTCCTTCAAAGGCAGCTACACTAGTTCTAAAGGGGTCTTTCAGATGAGTGCTTCATGCAGTTCTTCAGATGCTAAAAATCCCAAATAGCTTTGGGGGTTTGCCTCTGTATCCTGGAAAGAATTTTCCTTCCCTGTTCTTGTGGTAGCCATTTGGGTGCTACTCCTCACTTCAGAGGGGGCTGCAGAATGGACAATGCTAGAGGTGCAAAGTATCAGTTACAAATCAACCTAAGTAACAGTGGAAAGTGGCTTGTTGGTTGTAACTACAGTCGGCTCAGTGCGGTAGAACAGCTTCACAAGATAATGGGCTGCTGCTACAGAAATGAAAAGCGGTTTCAGGAAAAGTGTGAAAACAAAAGGGACGTTTCAGAACAGGAGACACTCATCCTGTCATGCCTGGGTCTTACCAaatcactttgtcggatgcatttATCTGGTGCAGCAGTGACGGTCACTCACCATACCTTTTTTAACTTGGTTCTGAAACTAACATGTATTGTTGCAGGGAGTGTCTGTTGCTTTTGTTGTACTGAAGTCTGGAGGTGATTCCcaaagagcattgtttttcatttacagtGTGGTAGAATTGTTTGCTTCAGGTAATCACAGATCAACTTAAAGAGTTGGTCATTATTGGTGAATAAGTCAGTCATGCAGTTGACTGACTGGCACTAAGCCAAATAGAATCCTGGATGTGTTTGCTTCTGTAAATGGCTGTTGTTTTAATAACTTCATCATTATACAAATTCTTCACTTCTATTTGTACAGGCGATGGCAGCGGACAAAAGTGACGAGTGGTTTGCTAAGCACAAAATGCAGAAGACTTCTGCTTAGCTGAAGAGAATTGTCTCATAAATGATGCCTTTAGCTGCTAAACACCTGtaaaatgtgtccagttttgcagTCATGTTGTCCCCGttcagagagagagtgtgcagtGCCCTTGCAAAAGTCTATGGAAGAAAAGTGGGAAAGTTTTGTTGTGCTGTGATGCACAGATTGAGCACTTGATTTCATAACATGGGGGCCATGGACTTGTAATAGGCCACCCtctcaagcttttctctttcctgttGGATTGAAAAAGACCAGAGTTTAGCCTAGAAATTAGCTGCATCTTTTCGGTATTTTAGGTAGCATACATCTATCGCAGTATGTGTACTGAGCTATCTTTCTGCAGGGATTTAGGAGTGAAGAATAACTCCATTTCAAATTCACCCTGCTGAATAAGACCAGAATTAATTTACTACATGCACTAAAACAGAAGAGAACAAAACTGGCAAGGGGGAGCATCAGAAGACTAACTAATTAGATTAAACTATGGTATTTTATTCTAATTGGCAGTTCTCTTCCAAATAATTCATGCTGCTAAACCTGACTGAATAAAAATTCatgcttcagagctgggtgggaaaaaGCTCTTTGGAAGTGTTGAAATACTTGCTTTCAAAGCAAAGTATAGGTTAAAGAATAAAGCAAATGTTATATTGATGGTTGGTTCCATTCATGGAAAATGTATTGGACAACTCCAGAGCTTATTGCCATGAAGTGAAAGGGACAACATTAATGGTGGTATAACAAATAGActtgttgtgtgtgtatgttacaGAGCATTTTGTAGGTCAGTGGCTTTAGCAATGCTCAGTCTGCTGCACATGGAAAAGAAAAAGCCTTGGGTTAGCTACTGTTTGTTGTGAACAGTGCATGTATTGTGTTTTTATGACATAGGTTAAAGCTGAaactgagagcttgtctacatgggaaaatgGATTAGCAcagttataataataaatatctagCTCATAGTGGAATAGCTGTCCAGCTGTAGCTATGCAGGTCAGTTTCCCTATCTAAACCCTAAGGCTGACATCTAGGTTTTGATTCTGAGAAAAACCTCCCTGAAGCCAAATGTAGATAGATAGCTCAGTTGCTATTAGCTGGCATATGATTAAAATGTTTGAGCATAGCTTATCCTTTTTTCCAAATAAACATTAAACAAATAAATCACTGCAGTACTAATGAGAGCACCGTGATGAGCATAGTATAAATGCCTGAATCAACAGAAGGTAAAATACATAGTCCAAGCTTCTTAGCTTTCAAACCATCAAGACACAAAGGTGCGACATAGACCTTTAAAATACTGGGCAAAATCAATGGGTggaattagcctttttttttttttttttttttttacttagacACATTAACCAGTATGTTTCCTGGGTCAGAATTTCTAAAGAATGATGCAGGAACTGATTTGGGAAGAACCAATACAGAGTTTAAAAAGTGTGACTTCATTGGTACAGCTGAGAAATATGCTCGTTACCTCTTCAAAAGCTATGTGTTGTCTCTGTACTGCCAGTGTAACTGTTCTTCCATTTCCCCACTCAGCataaaatcctggctctgtcTCAAACCATCCTTTCAGGCCAGAGGAAATGAGGTTATTTTGGAGAATGTGGAAAGCTGAGGATTCCCTGATAGGCCTTATTGGATTAGGTCTGTCCTTTGGCTTCCATGTACGTTAACTGCAGTGCACCAAACACTAACTGCTAACTGCAGTGCACCAACTGCTAACTGCAGTGCACCAAACACTTGACATTCCAAATGGGGGTTATGTAGCAAACTAGAGCCAGTCagactttatttattatttgggagaggggaagagtaAAGTGACAAATGGACAGCTGTCTTGAAATTAGCTTTGTTGTTAAGTGTGTTAATTTAACAACTTGTCATCTTCTGGGTTGAACTGACTTGAATGCTTGCTGTTGCTGATGAAACTGTAGAATCAGCATGTTCTGAATAAATATCTACAATATACTTGTTGCATATGTTTACTGGTTTTTAATAATTCTCTGGGAAAAGTTCAATTAGTCTCTTGTGTTACAAAAACAAGTGAGCAAAAATCAGCCAGCAAGCAAATGTCACCCACTTACTTTCATCTAATTTCTTAACATAATAAACACCAAGATATATGAAATTAGTCTTTGATTTAAGCAGAAAGGGGCCACTTAACATTCagcttctctgtattttttttgtttctgaaagaTTGGGCTAAACTTTTTTCAGTTCAACTAGGTAGCAATtgtaaaactaaaacaaaacaagaaacttTAATGAGAGACTTGAAAAGAAAAAGTAGCTCAATGTTGGAGTAATAGTGGGCTCTTTACTATCCTTTCCCTCTCAGTTTTTAATAGTGGTAGCATTAAGTTTGTTACCGGTCTTTCACTTTGACCCCTGATATCTTAAGAATTTATTCTAATAGTGCCCTTTTTCTTTGTATATGATACTACGCGTGAGACTAGGTATTCAGTATGGGGAGGGAGCTTTGATTTTAGGTGTGGTTTAAATTACACTGTATGCACACTCTGACTTTAA
It includes:
- the GLOD4 gene encoding glyoxalase domain-containing protein 4 isoform X1 translates to MGARRALHFVFKVGNRGRSVRFYRDLLGMRILRHEEFEEGCKATCNGPYDGKWSKTMVGYGPEDDHFVAELTYNYGVGEYRLGSDFLGMTLMSSQAVSNARKMGWPLKEVAKGIFEIEAPGGYKFYLEDKEQPKQDPVLKVTLAVSNLQKSVSYWSDLLGMKIYETNEEKQRALLGYADNQCKLELQGIGGVVDHATAFGRIAFSCPKEELPNIEALMKKENQKILTPLVSLDTPGKATVQVIILADPDNHEICFVGDEAFRELSKMDPNGNKLLDDAMAADKSDEWFAKHKMQKTSA
- the GLOD4 gene encoding glyoxalase domain-containing protein 4 isoform X2; this encodes MVGYGPEDDHFVAELTYNYGVGEYRLGSDFLGMTLMSSQAVSNARKMGWPLKEVAKGIFEIEAPGGYKFYLEDKEQPKQDPVLKVTLAVSNLQKSVSYWSDLLGMKIYETNEEKQRALLGYADNQCKLELQGIGGVVDHATAFGRIAFSCPKEELPNIEALMKKENQKILTPLVSLDTPGKATVQVIILADPDNHEICFVGDEAFRELSKMDPNGNKLLDDAMAADKSDEWFAKHKMQKTSA